One Synergistaceae bacterium DNA segment encodes these proteins:
- a CDS encoding glycosyltransferase produces MRCGGAETLLVNLHRNIDRDKLQFDYFCYDKEGRYYQYYENIVRELGGKVWHFKHPRELGIYGTYRVFRDFLMEHPEHRIVHGHVWYSAIQLMAAKKNGRICIAHSHSSSDISMSWRKSILKIPFIYPARHLADYLFACSPQAGVDKFGRKAKVRFLRNGIDTGRYTFNPETRRAVRESRGVTSEGTLVLGHVGSLSPVKNHKFLVEVFREIHNRVPNSKLWLLGGGELEDEIRAQVHALGLEDAVDFVGITDRVSEYLMGMDVFVFPSFHEGLSIALLEAQASGVPCVVSSGNQDEGIVSDRVRRLRLGPPPST; encoded by the coding sequence ATGAGATGCGGCGGAGCTGAAACATTGCTGGTGAATTTGCACCGCAATATTGACCGGGACAAGCTGCAGTTCGACTACTTCTGCTATGATAAGGAAGGGCGATATTATCAGTATTACGAGAATATTGTCAGGGAGCTTGGCGGCAAGGTATGGCACTTCAAGCATCCTCGCGAGCTTGGTATCTACGGTACGTACAGGGTGTTCCGAGATTTTCTTATGGAACATCCTGAACACAGGATAGTGCACGGACACGTGTGGTATTCAGCTATTCAGCTGATGGCGGCAAAGAAGAACGGCAGAATCTGCATAGCCCACAGCCACAGCAGTAGCGATATCAGCATGAGCTGGAGGAAATCCATTCTGAAGATACCGTTCATCTACCCTGCAAGGCACTTGGCAGATTACTTGTTCGCATGCTCGCCTCAGGCAGGAGTGGACAAGTTCGGCAGGAAGGCTAAGGTGAGATTTCTGCGCAACGGCATCGACACTGGACGCTACACTTTCAATCCTGAAACTCGCAGGGCAGTCCGTGAGAGCAGAGGCGTAACCTCAGAAGGCACGCTTGTGCTTGGCCACGTCGGAAGCCTTTCTCCCGTCAAGAACCACAAGTTCCTCGTCGAGGTCTTCAGGGAAATACACAACCGAGTGCCCAACTCCAAGCTGTGGCTCTTGGGCGGCGGAGAGCTAGAGGACGAGATACGTGCTCAGGTTCACGCGCTGGGGCTGGAGGACGCGGTGGACTTCGTGGGAATCACTGATAGGGTCAGCGAGTACCTCATGGGAATGGACGTGTTTGTGTTCCCGTCGTTCCACGAAGGGCTGAGTATCGCATTGCTTGAAGCGCAGGCTTCGGGAGTACCGTGCGTTGTGTCGAGCGGCAATCAGGATGAAGGGATTGTGTCCGACAGAGTCAGGCGGCTTAGGTTAGGCCCCCCCCCCAGTACGTAG